In one Arachis duranensis cultivar V14167 chromosome 9, aradu.V14167.gnm2.J7QH, whole genome shotgun sequence genomic region, the following are encoded:
- the LOC107467579 gene encoding probable carbohydrate esterase At4g34215, which yields MHIFILSGQSNMAGRGGVIKTYDHHLHRTTQHWDGVVPPECSSDLSTHRLSAALRWEHAHEPLHADIDTKKVCGVGPGMNFANAVRRRVDSPLGLVPCAVGGTAIKEWARGEELYENMVKRAKESVKEDDKSAIKALLWYQGESDTSSEEDAEAYKVNMENLIQNVRQDLNLPSLPIIQVAIASGSEYMEKVREAQKAIDISNVMCVDAKGLQLKEDNLHLTTEAQVQLGQMLAEAYLTHFHPC from the exons ATGCACATCTTCATTCTATCCGGCCAGAGCAACATGGCCGGTCGCGGAGGCGTCATCAAGACCTACGACCACCACCTCCACCGGACGACACAGCACTGGGACGGCGTCGTACCGCCGGAGTGCAGCTCTGACCTTTCCACCCACCGCCTCAGCGCCGCCCTCCGATGGGAACATGCACACGAGCCCCTCCACGCCGACATCGACACCAAGAAAGTATGCGGGGTGGGTCCCGGCATGAACTTCGCGAACGCTGTGCGACGGCGCGTGGACTCCCCTTTGGGATTGGTGCCGTGCGCGGTGGGGGGCACGGCCATAAAGGAGTGGGCGCGTGGTGAAGAATTGTACGAGAACATGGTGAAGAGAGCGAAGGAGAGCGTGAAGGAAGATGATAAGAGTGCGATCAAAGCGTTGTTGTGGTACCAAGGAGAGAGCGACACGTCAAGTGAGGAAGACGCTGAGGCTTACAAGGTCAATATGGAGAATCTCATCCAAAACGTTCGTCAAGACCTTAATCTCCCTTCTCTTCCAATCATTCAG GTTGCAATAGCTTCGGGATCTGAGTACATGGAGAAAGTGAGAGAGGCACAAAAGGCGATTGATATTTCGAATGTGATGTGCGTCGATGCCAAGGGATTGCAGTTGAAGGAAGATAATCTTCACCTAACTACGGAGGCTCAAGTTCAATTGGGTCAAATGCTTGCCGAGGCTTATCTTACACATTTTCATCCTTGttga